In one window of Solanum pennellii chromosome 2, SPENNV200 DNA:
- the LOC107011641 gene encoding ferredoxin-thioredoxin reductase catalytic chain, chloroplastic, whose translation MRTLQASTSYSVGFGISSFATRPKPSSTHRCLTVAKMEPSEKSVEIMRKFSEQYARRSETYFCMDKGVTSVVIKGLAEHKDTLGAPLCPCRHYDDKAAEAQQGFWNCPCVPMRERKECHCMLFLTPDNDFAGEEQTITMEEIKETTANM comes from the exons ATGAGAACTCTTCAAGCTTCCACCTCCTACAGCGTTGGCTTTGGAATTTCATCTTTTGCTACTCGTCCTAAGCCTTCTTCTACTCATCGCTGCCTCACCGTAGCCAAAA TGGAGCCATCAGAGAAATCTGTTGAAATCATGAGGAAATTCTCGGAGCAGTATGCTCGCAGGTCAGAAACATATTTCTGCATGGACAAAGGTGTTACTTCTGTGGTCATCAAG GGTTTGGCAGAGCACAAGGATACATTGGGTGCTCCACTGTGCCCCTGCAG GCATTATGATGACAAAGCTGCAGAAGCGCAGCAGGGCTTCTGGAATTGTCCGTGTGTACCAATGAGAGAGAG GAAGGAGTGTCACTGCATGCTTTTTCTGACCCCTGATAATGATTTTGCTGGAGAAGAACAG ACGATTACTATGGAGGAGATTAAGGAAACAACAGCCAACATGTGA
- the LOC107011942 gene encoding protein bicaudal C homolog 1-like, with protein sequence MSRPQVTITLGRSGQKVVKRSSASQGNGFSQQTLSRGKRSLGETNRTDSEDPTKSLRKRVRGDKDAGGSKYGRQNGARIGKNDLRLKLTHRRRQREIHLQIEERKKEQHKRMTRSVQSAEQSHKRLVTSSQPSSGASELLQIEAIRSSYTSQTAGGVRPRSPYRLANDSKEVSSSRNITAAQHVLSVRPAEASRMVHMAGYDLINSSQLKVLTPVTMRSALGARNPLTGLPSANGGMLQRPYPDQPPLTVASLLNSLGLGKYAIHFQAEEVDMAALKQMGDRDLKELGIPMGPRKKILLAMLSQT encoded by the exons ATGTCAAGGCCTCAGGTCACCATCACTTTGGGACGCTCTGGTCAA AAAGTGGTTAAGCGATCATCAGCTTCTCAGGGTAATGGTTTTAGTCAACAGACATTGTCAAGAGGCAAAAGGTCATTAGGAGAGACCAATAGGACTGACTCTGAGGATCCTACAAAATCCCTTCGTAAACG TGTGCGAGGGGATAAAGATGCAGGAGGTTCCAAATATGGCAGACAGAATG GTGCACGCATTGGGAAAAATGACCTCCGACTGAAACTAACGCACAGAAGAAGGCAAAGGGAAATTCATCTGCAgatagaagaaagaaaaaaggagCAGCATAAGAGGATGACAAGAAGTGTTCAATCTGCAGAACAATCTCACAAGAGGCTTGTCACCAGCAGCCAACCGTCGTCAGGAGCTAGCGAATTGCTTCAGATAGAGGCAATTAGATCCTCCTATACATCACAAACTGCTGGTGGTGTTAGACCAAGATCCCCTTATAGACTTGCAAACGATTCTAAAGAAGTCTCTTCTTCAAGGAATATCACTGCAGCTCAGCATGTACTGTCAGTAAGGCCAGCCGAAGCTTCAAGAATGGTTCATATGGCAGGATATGACCTCATCAACTCTTCTCAGCTAAAAGTCCTTACCCCTGTGACCATGAGGTCAGCACTGGGTGCCAGGAATCCATTGACAGGTCTTCCCTCTGCAAATGGAGGCATGCTACAAAGACCATATCCT GATCAACCTCCTTTGACCGTTGCCAGTCTATTAAATTCGCTCGGTTTGGGGAAATACGCTATCCACTTTCAAGCCGAGGAG GTAGACATGGCTGCACTGAAGCAAATGGGGGACCGTGACCTGAAGGAATTGGGGATACCAATG GGACCCAGGAAGAAGATTCTCCTGGCTATGCTTTCCCAAACTTAG
- the LOC107011944 gene encoding zinc finger AN1 domain-containing stress-associated protein 12, whose amino-acid sequence MEGGTEAYPDLGRHCQLSDCHQLDFLPFTCHACQKVFCVEHRSCKSHECPKSDFNSRIVLVCEICSMSMETTGCQVEDHKAILQKHEESGDCDPKKKKKPTCPVKRCKGILTFSNTSTCKTCRIQVCLRHRFPADHACNRTSSSSQLLVKDLKEPNNKFLTVLLARNEKDCGNKSRASSPSPANPSVKAC is encoded by the exons ATGGAAGGAGGAACAGAAGCCTATCCAGATTTAGGAAGACATTGCCAACTATCTGATTGTCATCAACTCGATTTTCTCCCTTTTACCTGCCATGCCTGTCAAAAG GTATTTTGTGTGGAACATAGATCATGCAAGTCTCATGAATGCCCAAAATCTGACTTTAACAGCCGAATCGTTTTGGTTTGCGAAATTTGTTCTATGTCCATGGAAACTACCGGCTGTCAAGTTGAAGACCACAAAGCAATATTACAAAAACACGAGGAATCTGGGGATTGTGACcctaagaagaagaagaaacctACCTGTCCTGTCAAAAGATGCAAGGGGATTTTGaccttctccaacactagtacTTGCAAGACTTGCCGGATTCAAGTTTGCCTCAGACACAGGTTCCCTGCTGATCACGCCTGTAACCGCACTTCTTCATCATCACAGCTGTTGGTTAAGGATCTAAAGGAACCCAATAACAAGTTTTTGACTGTTTTGCTTGCAAGGAATGAGAAAGATTGCGGGAATAAAAGTCGTGCCTCATCTCCAAGCCCTGCTAACCCTTCTGTTAAAGCTTGTTGA
- the LOC107011224 gene encoding NADH dehydrogenase [ubiquinone] flavoprotein 1, mitochondrial: MAPIKGLLSLQRTALAQRSSERWGQYGRLFSTQAASTASTPQPTPPPPPPERTHFGGLKDEDRIFTNLYGLHDPYLKGAMKRGDWYRTKDLVIKGSDWIVNEMKKSGLRGRGGAGFPSGLKWSFMPKTTDGRPSYLVVNADESEPGTCKDREIMRHDPHKLLEGCLIAGVGMRARAAYIYIRGEYVNERLSLQKARQEAYEAGLLGKNACGSGYDFDVYIHFGAGAYICGEETALLESLEGKQGKPRLKPPFPANAGLYGCPTTVTNVETVAVSPTILRRGPEWFASFGRKNNAGTKLFCISGHVNKPCTVEEEMSISLKELLERHCGGVRGGWDNLLAVIPGGSSVPLLPKNICEDVLMDFDALKAVQSGLGTAAVIVMDKSTDVVDAIARLSYFYKHESCGQCTPCREGTGWLWMIMERMKVGNAKLEEIDMLQEVTKQIEGHTICALGDAAAWPVQGLIRHFRPELERRIREHAERELQQAAAA; this comes from the exons ATG GCACCTATAAAGGGCCTTCTTTCTCTACAACGGACTGCATTAGCACAGCGTTCTAGTGAAAGATGGGGCCAATATGGTAGGTTATTTAGCACTCAGGCTGCATCAACTGCTAGCACTCCCCAACCtacacccccacccccacctccCGAGAGGACTCACTTTGGTGGCCTTAAAGATGAGGATCGTATTTTCACAAATCTCTATGGATTGCATGACCCTTACCTCAAAGGTGCCATGAAGCGAGGAGATTGGTACAGAACAAAAGATCTTGTCATCAAGGGTTCTGACTGGATcgtgaatgaaatgaagaaatctGGTCTTCGAGGACGTGGTGGTGCTGGTTTTCCATCTGGTCTCAAATGGTCCTTCATGCCAAAGACAACAGATGGCCGTCCTTCATATCTTGTCGTCAATGCTGATGAAAGTGAACCTGGAACCTGTAAAGACAGGGAAATCATGCGGCATGACCCACACAAGTTGTTGGAAGGCTGTCTGATTGCAGGAGTGGGGATGAGAGCTAGAGCTGCTTATATTTATATCAGGGGAGAGTATGTGAATGAAAGGTTGAGCCTTCAGAAGGCTAGACAAGAAGCCTATGAAGCTGGATTGTTGGGGAAAAATGCTTGTGGATCTGGTTATGATTTTGACGTATATATTCATTTTGGTGCTGGTGCCTATATTTGTGGTGAAGAGACAGCTCTTCTGGAGAGCCTTGAGGGCAAACAAGGGAAACCAAGATTGAAGCCTCCATTTCCAGCTAATGCAGGACTATATGGATGTCCAACAACTGTCACAAATGTTGAAACAGTAGCTGTTTCACCAACCATCTTAAGGCGTGGTCCAGAGTGGTTTGCTAGTTTTGGCCGGAAGAATAATGCCGGGACAAAGCTGTTTTGCATCTCAGGCCATGTTAACAAGCCCTGTACAGTTGAAGAGGAAATGAGTATTTCATTGAAGGAGCTGCTAGAGAGGCACTGTGGTGGTGTGCGTGGAGGATGGGACAATTTGCTTGCTGTTATACCAGGAGGTTCATCTGTTCCACTGCTTCCCAAGAACATATGTGAGGATGTACTTATGGATTTTGATGCACTCAAAGCTGTGCAGTCAGGGTTGGGGACTGCTGCTGTAATTGTCATGGACAAGTCAACTGATGTTGTAGATGCAATTGCAAGGCTCTCGTACTTCTATAAGCACGAGAGCTGTGGTCAATGTACACCATGTAGGGAAGGCACAGGATGGCTTTGGATGATCATGGAAAGAATGAAGGTTGGCAATGCAAAGTTGGAAGAGATTGACATGCTCCAAGAGGTGACAAAACAGATTGAAGGGCATACCATTTGTGCCTTGGGTGACGCTGCTGCTTGGCCAGTGCAGGGTCTTATTAGGCACTTTAGACCAGAGCTAGAAAGGAGGATCAGGGAGCATGCAGAGAGGGAGCTACAACAGGCAGCTGCTGCTTGA